Part of the Gracilinanus agilis isolate LMUSP501 unplaced genomic scaffold, AgileGrace unplaced_scaffold28373, whole genome shotgun sequence genome is shown below.
tatgagaTGAATTGAATAATCTAATTTCCTAATGCAGTTCTCACACAGATTTGCATTCTCCTCTCACATGGCATGAGTTATGTACAGTTCAGAGAGATTTGGATGTGCAAGGAGACACCTGCGTTATGAAAAAGAACATAAAGCCGACTCCTTTACTTAACCTTTCAGTTAGCCCTTTTCCAGTCATAGCCATCTCTTCtggactctatttggggttttcttggcagagatcctggaatgctttgccatttccttctccagctcatcctatctactacaccacctagctgctccaatctTCCCATTCATTGACTTACAAATGGAATTTGATTAGTTTTTGTTGTTTCCAAAAGGTTAAGGGCAGGACCAAACACCACAGGGTCAAAAGGTAGAGGGATTACAAGAAAAAAGAGGGTCATGGAAAGTGGCCATGTTCTTGAGAGCTTTGTACTTTTTCTTTAGCCTTTTCTTtgctttaattttgtttcttatatGGAGAGAACAACTCAAGCTGGTTATATTATTTTCTATCCCTTGATAAGCCATTTTCATATCAAGCATCTGAATTCTCGGTTGTTAGGATGGCACTACCTGTGTAGAATAGTCTATTGGCCTACTTTTCAAGTTCTACTTGGTATTTTGGGTAgatataaatgaacaaacaaatacaaattcaattaaaaatccCCTCAAGAAAATAAACTTCCTAATGATGGGTGAAGAATCATAATGTGGTTATTACGGATTCAATTAAACCACCAAAGTATCCTTTCCAAGGGATATAAATACTAAACGCCTTATCTTCTTCCATTCTGTTCTGGAAGACTTAGTTGGCTGCTCTGACTTTAGGTCAGCTTACTTAGGTTTATGAGGAGGTGCAGCCGTTCCTCTGAAAAGCTTCAAAGGTAGGGATGCCCAGGTGAGCAGGACTGAGAACTCATTTATATGGAATGGTAGATATCGCCGGGAAGGGggtcaaagaatcatagatccagagctggcagggatcttagaggtcattgaatctAATCGCCTCATTCTACAGATCAGtaaaccaaagcccagagagatgaattgatttgcccaggaagaCACATTTGCTGAGGTCTCAGACAGGATTTGAGCCTCTGTCCCAACCAGGTATTTGAGGTGTCTAATTGAGGACTAGTCCAAGAGTGGAGACTTGAAATTTAGTTCTGGCTTAGCTGCTTACTACTAGCAGGATGAGCTTGAATAAGAACTTTCATTTTTCTGGGTCTTACTAGCTAAATGAGGATTAAAAACATTTATACAACCTACCTCTAAAGGTGGCTATGAAGAGCAAAAAGGATCATGTCTATAAAGCTGTTTTTGAAGTGTAAAAAACTAGTTTTCCTCAAAGTATCTGGGTTTTCACGAGTGTGGATTTTCCTTCCTTTGATTTAAATCACAACTTTTCTGGATTTCATGAGATGTTTGTGCtcaatctttaaattttttttaaatttttaaatttttattttttaaatataattttaaaaaatacatttccccatggttacataattcacgttctttccctctcctcttccctccctactcctggagctgacaagcaatttgtGGCCAAACTTTTGATGATTTATCTGTATATaatttttgagggcagggattgtttaaTTTGTGTGGCCCCAGTGCCTAGTATACTTGGTAGActagatgcttaacaaatatttgttgattgattgtttgattgCACGTGTCTGACATGACCTAGGCTGGTCCTCACAGGACTGGCATATGATACAGTCCATCACTCGGCTTAGACTAATGCTCTCTCCCCAGATTGGTGTGATCTGCTGGAACTTTGTCTCTACTGACCTCTGATTAGGGATCCCAGGACTgactccatattaaaaaaaatgtgagcaAGCATTCATTTTGAAGGGATGCCTTTGGCCCCTTTACAAATGTTTGCAGTTAGCTGCATGGGATAATAACATTTTCTTTCCCCACTTGAATATCTCATTCTCTGACAAATGGAAGAAGGCCATGGGAAAAACTATCACCAACTAATAACCATTCATTTAATGGATGTAAATCATCTTGCAAAGGGCAGCCACTGGATACTTACCCAACTGCAAAGGGCTCCCAAGTTTGCTCCTCAGATTTTTTGAACACTTTCACATCCACATTGACGGCAGGGCTTCCTCGGACCGCATCAAGAACTTTAACCATCAGAGGGCATTTGGAATCTTCAGCTCCATGGGTCTGTGGAAGGCAACAGAAAAGCTCAGGGGAGTGTTGGAAACCTGAAGAGAGACAGGCAAGCATATACTTTCCAGATGCTTActattctttaaaatgagtttGGGGTCCCACTGGAAGGCTGTTTCTCATgtgtgactattttttttttgccccggGGCATCTTGCTGCTGCAGCACCTACAAAACCCTTAGAGATGTTGAACAAATGAAGCCCATTTTTATTTAGAAAGGATTCCTAGACAGAAGTATCAGGAAGGGCCCCGACACTCTTCAAACCTGTGGTAGGAATTGCCCCAGAAAGTATTAGATTCTTGAGTTATTGAATGGGACACATgagtggtataatggatagattTCTAGACTCAAAGCAGGGAAATTCAGATTTTGAATCTCATCTCAAATACTTATGAGGCCAtgtggccctggataagtcatttaactgttctcagcctcaatttccttttctgtacaaTTGGCATCATAATggtacttacctcacaggattgttgtaaggatcaaatgagataacataagcAAAAAGCTGTGTGAGCCATCTAGGTGCTagtattgatgatgatgatgctattatattacattacattgattatataatattacatattatattgatGATAGTAACTATAGAGTCAATGGCAAGCATTTTAAAAACACTGGATAAAGGTAGTTAACTAACACTTCTATTggaagtttgcaaagtgctttacctatattatctcattggatcctcacaacaacccataAAATAAGTGTTATGTTATTTCcagtttacagataagggaacggAGGCCAaatgaggttgagtgacttacccaggatcacacagctagagtctTTGGCAGAATATGAACTCGGCTCTTTGCATCATTAAGTTCAGTATGAAATCCTTCTCAGGCTAATTTTACAGCAGATGTGAGAATTAGGTAAGCATGAGAttgaaattttgtcttttctgCATCAAGAATCTCCAAAGATTTAGTTAGTATAtcccagaatcacaaaatctcagagttgggagggaactCGGAGATCCTGAAGTCCAACCTGCACTTGAATAAGCGTACTGTTTACAACATACAAGGATCATCCAAGATGTGCTTGAAGAGCCCCAATGAGAGGGAATCTCCTCTAGCTCCAAACCACTCAGTCCACTCTGGGACAGCTTTCAATTTTTAGAAGTTTTTTCCCAGCACTCTGCCTCCATTTACCTCTTTACAAAGTTCATCTGCTGCTTTCCGGGGCCAGGGAGACACATTACAGAGCTGAAAGACTGCAGTAGAGTCTTATCTTTATTTGTTTTCCATGTAGAAACTTCACAAAGGCTAAATACCCTGGAAAACCAGCCTTCATTccattcccattttttccttcctctacaATTGCTGAGGTACTAACAGCCCCAAAGAAGCGGTCAGAACACAGTGAAGAATATTAACTCCCTGCTCAATTCAGTTGATCTTTGACAGAACTTACCCCTCTCTGGGGTTTGCTTCAAATAAATTACATTTGAAAAGAGatctattactttttaaattaaaaaaaaaagtaacctaaCCATAAAACACTATTTCCCCCTTGTCTGCTAGGGCTATATATGTATGAGAGTCAACCACAAAAGGATGACTTTTCAGTAACCAAACTCACCACAGGAGCGGCCTCAGACACAAACAGCAGGCTGGCGAGGCCCAGGAGGAGCAGGGAATGAAAAGCCATTTTGCTGGTAATGAGCAAATCTTTTGGTCCAGCCTCTCCCAGCTTGGGGCTTTTATACCCCAGGCCTGTGAGTTAGGCTGCTTATCCTCACCCAAAGGACCTCAAACCTGCTGATTCTGATTATTTACCTAGTCAACAGTAAGAGAATAAGTAACTCACTCAAATATGAACCTTGTCTGCAGAGATTAGGCTGTCAGAACATTCTCTCCATGGAAAATTGCTAGGATTCAGTTGCTTGGaataaaagaattcattttctttggaaTGTCTTTGGATATTGGATTATATCAGAATTATTGGATTATATTGGCATACCATCGAGTCAATATTATTGGAT
Proteins encoded:
- the TTR gene encoding transthyretin, translated to MAFHSLLLLGLASLLFVSEAAPVTHGAEDSKCPLMVKVLDAVRGSPAVNVDVKVFKKSEEQTWEPFAVGKTNNYGEIHELTNDEKFGEGLYKVEFDTLSYWNALGVSPFHEYAD